CTTTTAGCGGCGAATGGTGGATTGCATCGATAATAATGCTTTTAACAGCGGTTATTGCTGTTATGTTTGGCATACTCGTTTCAGCTATTTCTAAAAACGAATTTCAGGTCATGCAGTTTATACCTGTTATCATAGTGCCGCAGTTCTTTTTTACGGGAATAATATCAATTGATACAATGCCGCTTTATTTATCATATATTGCAAAAATCATGCCGCTTTATTACTGTAGCATGGGGCTTAAAAAGGTACTGGTTTACGGCGATGGTATAGGGAATGTCTTGCCATTTATAATTGCCTTGGGCGTATTTATTTTAATTCTGTTTATCGTAAATATTCTTGCTGTAAGGCGTTATAGGGCGCGTTAACAAGAAAAATTCTTTAAAATCTTTCTAGCACTTCTCTTTTTTTATTCTCATATTTAGGGTATACTGTAAGAAAAAGACTGCGAGGTAAAACTATGCTTGATATTATTATTGCCGGTGCAGGGCCGGCAGGGCTGACAAGTGCCATATACGCTGCGCGTGCCGGATTAAAAGTAGTTGTTATTGAGCGCGCTTTTCCGGGAGGGCAGGCAGGGAAGACTCATTTTATAGAGAACTATCCTGGCTTTGAAAATGGTATAACGGGCTTTGATTTTGCAATGTCTTTGACAAACCAGGCCCAGAAATTCGGAGTTAATATAACTTATGAGGAAATAGAATCTTTTGACCTTTTAGGCAAAGAAAAAATAGTAAAAACGGCTGAAAATGAATATAAGGCAAAAGCGATTATACTGGCTATGGGTGCAAGCCCAAGAACGCTGGGGCTGCCGGGGGAAAAAGAGCTTACCGGTAAAGGTGTCTCTTATTGTGCCACATGCGACGGGGCTTTTTTCAAAGGCCAAAAAGTTGCAGTAATCGGCGGAGGGGATACTGCCGGAGAAGATGCAATGTATCTATCTACAATATGTGATACTGTTTACTTAGTGCACAGGAGAGATGAGTACAGGATGCAGTACCATCTTTCAAAGAAGATATCTGAGAAGCAAAATATAGTTCCTGTTTTATCATCTATCCCGTTATCCTTTGAAGGCGAGGATAAACTTAAAGGGTTAGTTGTAGAAAACGTTAAGGATAAAAAGACTACAACACTTGAGCTGTCCGGTGCATTCGTTGCAGTTGGGGTGGCACCTATAAGCGATAAGATAAAAGACCAGGTTGAGCTTGAAAAGGGATACATAATAGCAGATCAGAACATGAGCACAAACGTACCCGGAGTGTTCGCAGCAGGTGATATAGTTAAAAAACCTCTGCGGCAGATTGTAACAGC
The DNA window shown above is from Eubacteriales bacterium and carries:
- the trxB gene encoding thioredoxin-disulfide reductase, with translation MLDIIIAGAGPAGLTSAIYAARAGLKVVVIERAFPGGQAGKTHFIENYPGFENGITGFDFAMSLTNQAQKFGVNITYEEIESFDLLGKEKIVKTAENEYKAKAIILAMGASPRTLGLPGEKELTGKGVSYCATCDGAFFKGQKVAVIGGGDTAGEDAMYLSTICDTVYLVHRRDEYRMQYHLSKKISEKQNIVPVLSSIPLSFEGEDKLKGLVVENVKDKKTTTLELSGAFVAVGVAPISDKIKDQVELEKGYIIADQNMSTNVPGVFAAGDIVKKPLRQIVTAVSDGAIAVYSATNYIMENF